In Anaerobacillus isosaccharinicus, one genomic interval encodes:
- a CDS encoding diaminopimelate dehydrogenase, which translates to MSNQIKVGIVGYGNLGRGTIEAIKQCPDMELVAIFTRRAPENLSINEPNVEVLHISSAEEYKDKIDVMILCGGSATDLPDHGPYFARMFNTIDSYDTHAKIPEYFSVVNQAAQENGKTSIIAVGWDPGLFSLNRLMAEAILPYGETYTFWGKGLSQGHSDAIRRVEGVAGGVQYTMPIDEAIEKVKSGVNPELSTAEKHQRVCYVVAEEGYDQAKIEHDIKTMPNYFADYDTEVNFITAEELKENHSKLPHGGFVIRSGKTGRDSKQIIEFSLNLESNPEFTASVLVAYARAAYRLNKEGQMGAKTCFDVAPGYLSPKSAEDLRRDLL; encoded by the coding sequence GTGAGTAATCAAATAAAAGTAGGAATTGTAGGCTATGGTAATCTTGGTAGAGGAACGATTGAAGCAATCAAGCAGTGTCCAGATATGGAGCTTGTGGCTATCTTTACAAGAAGAGCACCTGAAAACCTTTCAATAAATGAGCCAAATGTAGAGGTTTTACATATTTCGAGTGCAGAAGAATATAAGGACAAAATTGATGTGATGATCTTATGTGGAGGTTCAGCAACAGATCTTCCGGATCATGGTCCATATTTTGCTAGAATGTTTAACACGATCGATAGTTATGATACACATGCAAAGATTCCTGAATATTTTAGTGTAGTTAATCAAGCAGCCCAAGAAAATGGAAAAACTAGTATCATTGCTGTTGGCTGGGATCCTGGTTTATTCTCTCTGAATCGTTTAATGGCTGAAGCAATTTTACCATATGGTGAAACTTACACCTTCTGGGGAAAAGGACTGAGCCAAGGGCATTCAGATGCTATTCGTAGAGTCGAGGGTGTAGCAGGTGGTGTTCAGTATACAATGCCGATTGATGAAGCGATAGAGAAGGTCAAAAGTGGAGTAAATCCTGAATTATCTACAGCTGAAAAACACCAACGTGTTTGTTATGTGGTTGCAGAAGAAGGATATGACCAAGCGAAAATTGAACACGATATTAAAACAATGCCTAACTACTTTGCTGACTATGATACAGAAGTAAACTTTATCACAGCAGAAGAATTAAAAGAAAACCATTCAAAATTACCACATGGTGGCTTTGTCATTCGAAGTGGAAAAACAGGGAGAGATAGTAAACAAATTATTGAATTCTCGCTTAACTTAGAGAGTAACCCTGAATTTACAGCTAGTGTCCTGGTGGCATATGCAAGAGCAGCTTATCGTCTAAATAAAGAAGGACAAATGGGTGCAAAAACTTGTTTTGATGTTGCACCCGGTTATCTATCTCCAAAATCTGCCGAAGATCTGAGAAGAGATCTATTGTAA
- a CDS encoding DUF5412 family protein: MDLDDFKLENRRTNRKVAKVLLVWLVIFGGLIGYGIYWLFYDWSRFKQELIVESTSPNGTYTINAYLNNSHATTPFTVLGELVFNERKNRRIKVYWDKTDHAKIEWLDEDTVKINNIILGLPHESYDYRSGIK; this comes from the coding sequence ATGGATCTCGATGATTTTAAATTAGAAAACAGGCGAACAAACAGAAAAGTAGCAAAAGTATTGCTCGTTTGGTTAGTGATTTTTGGCGGACTGATAGGATACGGTATTTATTGGCTATTTTATGATTGGAGCAGGTTTAAGCAAGAACTAATTGTTGAATCTACTTCTCCTAATGGTACATATACGATCAACGCCTATTTAAATAATAGTCACGCAACGACACCTTTCACTGTATTAGGTGAATTAGTTTTTAATGAAAGGAAAAATCGACGGATAAAGGTGTATTGGGATAAAACTGATCATGCAAAAATTGAGTGGTTAGATGAAGATACAGTAAAGATAAATAACATAATACTTGGATTGCCTCATGAGTCGTATGATTACAGAAGCGGTATTAAATAA